In Ptychodera flava strain L36383 unplaced genomic scaffold, AS_Pfla_20210202 Scaffold_31__1_contigs__length_3010019_pilon, whole genome shotgun sequence, the following are encoded in one genomic region:
- the LOC139127350 gene encoding uncharacterized protein — translation MHRSDANLRINDSGAFGQNPEPTSSVNYYDSAFNSDHNISAVTKLLIEHNKRAALPPQKIESFNGDPLKYKAFIRAFRHGIEVNTEAPDDRLYYLEQFTEGRPKEIVSSCIHMNPKEGYEHARKLLEDEYGNPYVMAKAYTKQAEAWPEVKSEDKSALKEYALFLTKCDNAMKGEPHLRELDHNRNLQMLVYKLPYKLRERWRTKTFDILQSRAVCFKDLVEFVNREDKIATQELFGDLTNTSTNDKMVTKSAKKGNVKKRITSAVSTEKKLLTELKTSDNVKCSCCTDTDHKIQNCKIFAEKYYKDKKQLLRSKGLCYGCLRYAKHLVKDCTNKLTCETCGRKHPTVLHYPDSSAENEQAVTTTVRMVDATCQTIKPKQHTYKPVVIPVKLRCKATGLSVQTYAFLDNGSDTVFCTDKVRQQLNVGGKKTKVNLHTITGNKTVDSHIIKGLEVTDLEESNLIRLPPAYTQSKIPVSTDDILTQADIKSYPYLERVHLPSIDAEIGLLIGNNVPDAFEPWEVINSQGQGPFAVRTRLGWVVNGSLMRAGMADDDINQAVVNRIQVGPAVDQQLMDYFNREFSERTIDDKPEDSIEDQRFMKMMDTETEYHDGHYQVPLPFRKDNVMLPDNRTVAEYRLNQLKKRFKRDEAYYREYAAFIEGIVEKGYAERVPQSALQGHDGKKWYLPHHGVYHPQKRKIRVVFDCSAEYRGTSLNKELLQGPDLTNSLLGVLVRFRQDRIALMSDIEAMFSQVRVPKEDQDYQRFLWWPNGNVNEPPAEYRMKVHIFGATSSPSCANYALRKCADKSCDPNVKDTIDNNFYVDDMLKAVPNKTEGQVLAKRLIDTCNKGGFRLTKWISNDCSVLETIPEEERAKEVKRLDLQRDSLPSEQALGMQWNVQADVLGLRTESKINR, via the coding sequence ATGCACAGAAGTGATGCAAATCTGCGGATTAATGACAGTGGGGCATTTGGACAGAATCCTGAACCAACATCGAGCGTAAACTATTATGACAGTGCTTTCAACAGTGATCATAACATCTCTGCTGTAACAAAACTATTGATAGAGCACAATAAACGCGCAGCACTCCCACCACAAAAGATAGAGTCTTTCAATGGTGATCCTCTGAAGTATAAGGCTTTTATTCGTGCATTTCGACATGGTATAGAAGTGAACACTGAGGCACCAGATGACCGTCTGTATTATCTTGAACAGTTTACAGAAGGCAGACCGAAAGAGATTGTAAGCAGCTGTATACACATGAACCCAAAGGAAGGCTATGAACATGCAAGAAAATTGTTAGAGGATGAGTATGGGAATCCATATGTGATGGCAAAAGCTTACACTAAACAAGCTGAAGCCTGGCCTGAAGTGAAATCTGAAGACAAATCTGCTCTCAAGGAGTACGCTTTgttcttgacaaaatgtgacaatgCCATGAAAGGAGAGCCACATCTGAGAGAGCTGGACCACAACAGGAACCTGCAGATGTTGGTTTACAAGTTGCCATATAAGCTGCGGGAACGATGGCGTACAAAGACATTTGATATACTACAGAGCAGAGCAGTATGTTTCAAGGACTTGGTAGAATTTGTGAACAGGGAAGACAAGATAGCAACTCAAGAGCTGTTTGGTGACCTGACTAATACTTCGACAAATGACAAGATGGTTACAAAGTCTGCCAAGAAGGGAAATGTCAAGAAACGTATTACATCGGCTGTAAGTACAGAAAAAAAACTGCTGACAGAACTGAAGACAAGTGATAATGTAAAGTGTTCATGTTGCACGGATACCGATCATAAAATACAGAATTGCAAGATCTTTGCTGAAAAATACTACAAGGACAAGAAACAGCTGTTGAGATCCAAGGGCCTGTGCTATGGCTGTCTCAGATATGCAAAACACCTTGTTAAGGATTGCACAAACAAGTTGACATGTGAGACATGTGGAAGGAAACATCCCACCGTATTGCATTATCCTGACAGTAGTGCTGAAAATGAGCAGGCAGTAACGACAACAGTAAGGATGGTTGATGCTACATGCCAAACCATAAAGCCAAAACAGCATACTTATAAACCAGTGGTAATACCAGTCAAATTGAGATGTAAAGCCACAGGACTAAGTGTTCAGACATATGCATTTTTGGACAACGGAAGTGACACTGTATTTTGTACAGACAAAGTCAGACAACAGCTGAATGTTGGTGGAAAGAAGACTAAAGTAAATCTGCATACCATTACAGGGAACAAAACGGTTGATAGCCATATCATCAAAGGCCTTGAGGTCACTGACCTGGAGGAAAGTAACTTGATTAGGCTTCCGCCAGCATATACTCAGAGCAAAATTCCTGTGTCAACGGATGACATCTTAACCCAGGCTGACATTAAGAGTTATCCATATCTAGAAAGGGTACATCTGCCAAGTATTGACGCAGAAATTGGTCTGTTGATAGGGAACAACGTGCCAGATGCCTTCGAACCATGGGAAGTGATTAATAGTCAAGGACAGGGACCATTTGCTGTTCGCACTCGCCTAGGCTGGGTTGTAAATGGATCCCTTATGAGGGCTGGCATGGCAGACGACGATATAAACCAGGCTGTTGTGAACAGAATACAGGTAGGACCAGCAGTTGACCAGCAGCTGATGGATTATTTCAACAGAGAGTTCAGTGAGCGCACTATCGATGATAAACCTGAAGACTCAATAGAGGACCAAAGATTCATGAAAATGATGGATACAGAAACAGAGTACCATGATGGACATTACCAGGTACCATTACCATTTCGAAAGGACAATGTTATGTTGCCAGACAACAGAACGGTTGCAGAATACAGATTGAACCAGTTGAAGAAACGGTTTAAAAGAGATGAAGCATATTATCGCGAGTATGCGGCATTTATTGAAGGTATAGTGGAAAAGGGCTATGCTGAGAGGGTGCCACAGTCTGCGTTACAAGGCCATGATGGAAAGAAGTGGTATCTTCCTCATCACGGAGTTTACCACCCTCAGAAGCGTAAAATAAGAGTCGTCTTTGATTGTAGTGCTGAGTATAGAGGAACTTCACTGAACAAAGAGTTGTTACAAGGTCCTGATTTGACAAACTCCTTGCTTGGAGTATTGGTGAGATTTCGGCAGGATCGAATAGCACTGATGTCGGATATTGAGGCAATGTTTTCACAGGTCAGAGTGCCGAAAGAAGATCAAGATTACCAGCGTTTCCTCTGGTGGCCAAATGGCAACGTGAATGAACCTCCAGCAGAATATCGGATGAAAGTTCACATTTTTGGGGCCACGTCATCACCAAGCTGCGCCAACTATGCCTTGAGAAAATGTGCAGACAAGTCATGTGACCCTAACGTAAAGGACACCATCGATAACAACTTTTATGTCGATGACATGTTAAAGGCAGTTCCAAACAAGACAGAAGGACAGGTTTTGGCCAAAAGGCTGATAGACACATGCAACAAAGGCGGATTCAGACTGACAAAGTGGATCAGCAATGATTGTTCTGTTTTGGAGACAATACCAGAAGAGGAGCGAGCCAAAGAAGTGAAACGTTTGGATTTACAGAGAGACAGTTTGCCCTCAGAACAAGCCTTGGGCATGCAGTGGAACGTGCAAGCAGACGTCCTTGGTTTAAGAACAGAGTCAAAGATAAACCGGTAA